aaagacactatcatcaagccactgtcgaataaatccaattatttttcgatctaacctcttccactcatcatttgtcatagttgtggattttgtattatcccctacaaaggtccatacaaatctttgtaatataagagatcttctattcttggtttctatatcatccaattgttttcatttaaactaatcatgcgagaaacattactaacctccatgttcaaatacaaaatttaaatcaccaaaactccttgctctgataccagttgatggggatataaagaggaataacctttgtatatgaacaaatactagaagaccataatacgcagcggaattaaatgaaagcacaatcaaacaaaacactAAAATATATgtgaaaaaccccttcaatgtgaagggtaaaaaccacaagacaaactagagataattcattatgaaaataatgaatatataaatctcaatctcttgccctaaaccctagcatcaatcacaagagaacaattgGGATCcaaggatcacgtcattgccTATctttatctaaaacctccccaagtaatcacaacaagagtctactgtagatttgatctaacctaagatagaacactgctagatgattgagatctgcgttgtccttgtcttcttccctttctttttcttcattttctaccttgttttccttcttttctttggaatcccgtggctgttttcttctcccacgttgttgccctatttatgtctttttctgTCTCTAAAACGTAGTCACCACACcctctaatgttaattagggttaagttaagagggggtgagctgtggacTGCCCAAGCCAACTATGGGCTgaagggctgccagcccaaccagGATAATCTTATATCATTAATGATTAAAAAATCAGATTATAAgtgttatatttattatataacctaataacataattttttttattaaattgatgCCTACTTTAATGCTGTTCAATTTGACTTGGAGTCGTTACAGGATGATTGACATACGAGTAAAATAAAACTACCGACTTGCAAAGAAAGAATATTTACACGCCAGTGTTCTCCGATTAATTTATATCTCAAGGCAGCACGCACTTTGAACATGGCCGGAGAATTCCCTCGGCGTCTCCACCTTCCGCCATTGCAGCCGCTTGCCCTCTCCCTCCTCTGTCAGGTCCAAGACGTACGCCACCTGGGCCCCACCTTTTGCCCATAAGCCCAACACCATGAGGGCCCCTTCCCACGTCACCAACTGCAGCGCAGCCCGCAAGTCACCGGGCAAGTCCGGCAGTCGCCGCCACGCCCCGCCGTCCTCCTCCCGCAGCACCGTCACTTGCCCACCCTGCCGACACATGTACGCCCTGCCGTCGCTTCCAACCACGAACGTCCGCGGGCATGCCGCCTCCTCCAGCTTCCCTTCCTCCACGGCGCCCCATCGCCAGGTGGCGACTTCGAAGGCCTCGGCGCTCCGCGTGAACTGCGCCTGCGCCTCCGTGGGGTAGCCCCCGACGACGTGAAACGCGCCGCGCGTGAACACCCCTCGGCATTCGTCCCGCTGCCGCTCCATGTCGGGCAGGTGGACCCACGCGTCAGCCGCCACGTCGTAGGCCAGCGCCGACCGCAGCGCGTTCTTGCTCTCGTCGTGCCCGCCGGCCACGAACACCGTCCGGTGCTCCTCCGACGCCGCGCACGCGAAGAAGGAGCGCCGCGGGCCGGGCATGCGGGCACCGCGGCGCCAGGCCCCGGACACCAGGTCGTAGATGCGGACCTCGTCGGAGGTGGCCCAAGTGAGTGGGTCCCACCCGCCGACCACCACCAGCTCCCTCCCGACGGCGGCTAGCTGGCAGAAGAGCGGGAGGCCGTGAGAGCGGCCGGGAATCGGTGGTGGCGAGCTCCAGGCGCCGGTGGACGGCTCGAAGAGCGAGATGCGATAGAGCAGCGGGGAGTGGGAGGATTGCTGCTTGGCCTTGTCGGCGGGGAGCGGCGTGGGGTCGCACTGAGCGAGTGCGACGACGGGCCGGGCGAGGCCGGCAGACTTCCTGAGGCGGTGGAAGGACGGCGACTCGAGGTCGTGCTTCCAGAGCTTGCAGACGGCTCGGACGGTGCGGAAGGCGTCGAAGGGGACCCGGATGAAGCACTCGCGGGCGATCTCCTCCGGCAATTCGGGCATCAGCTCGGCTTCCATACCAGTTTCTAAATCAAGCAAGGGCACGACAGGGTTCTGTACAGGCAAAGACACAAacggaggaagaaaaagaatttGCGCTTTTTTAAACAGTGGTAAAGGCTGAAAGAAGATAATAAGTTGAATAGGTGAGGTTCTTTCTATGGAGACGATGACGGAGGAGGGTTTTGTTTATATACGGCGTCACCGATGATCTAGAACTGGGGTGACGGACGAGGTTCCGTAAGCTTCTTATAGACATGGTAATTTCCACGGGAAGACAGGACGGACTGttcctctcgctctctctctctctctctctctaatcagTGAATCAGGTCCCACCTGTCGGCTATATCTTAATTCATTATTATCCGTCTGAAAAATTGGgaatttaagtatgcag
This DNA window, taken from Musa acuminata AAA Group cultivar baxijiao chromosome BXJ3-7, Cavendish_Baxijiao_AAA, whole genome shotgun sequence, encodes the following:
- the LOC135643042 gene encoding F-box/kelch-repeat protein At1g15670-like — encoded protein: MEAELMPELPEEIARECFIRVPFDAFRTVRAVCKLWKHDLESPSFHRLRKSAGLARPVVALAQCDPTPLPADKAKQQSSHSPLLYRISLFEPSTGAWSSPPPIPGRSHGLPLFCQLAAVGRELVVVGGWDPLTWATSDEVRIYDLVSGAWRRGARMPGPRRSFFACAASEEHRTVFVAGGHDESKNALRSALAYDVAADAWVHLPDMERQRDECRGVFTRGAFHVVGGYPTEAQAQFTRSAEAFEVATWRWGAVEEGKLEEAACPRTFVVGSDGRAYMCRQGGQVTVLREEDGGAWRRLPDLPGDLRAALQLVTWEGALMVLGLWAKGGAQVAYVLDLTEEGEGKRLQWRKVETPREFSGHVQSACCLEI